One Polypterus senegalus isolate Bchr_013 chromosome 10, ASM1683550v1, whole genome shotgun sequence DNA segment encodes these proteins:
- the LOC120536641 gene encoding interferon-induced very large GTPase 1-like has protein sequence MASEDDMINKRHDFQGQVFTTKLHVFQGLLLSKNPEDLIQKRSELITFPAKYRSEHNSMQPWEITESFKSHSLQVSAGDLITNGRFRIYYEMKSCREGTAFESTKEDKPYLCGWKLRFLPMATYTFNCRDLFLHDSVISDLKKLESIKGQKEKDEQCRTILETYGSHISTSYVYGGIWLLKVETRNFSPEHKQIRKNLVQELIDLKCDVFDDIKEYTDNSIFENLLRNEYDECHLQNTTISIKTFGGPDNPVSFQQWSDGLMSNESTWKIIDQEFQSNLFPLWKILTLNHNKAFQNSIFVANEIRSYWEKKTGLEDNSAEVEGILTAKELSQSLSYKIEEWNRKPEEQFTAECADYLTECTEVYAEIQRLGNKSVDVIWCQNVTGHKSMLVFLNRLNTHVRTKHFPPMIIEVLQEQISFFFGVLKDSDLDQSPGFSRGGKNSLLPQHEHPSSEIKSVKSAKEIILKINNKSSDGNDTMKRFQKMFTYNVCIVLINLKRFTQSTGELLSSCLLTALFYPYIHRCGVLPKNGLSREDWQSLLENIHKTESYIQELKGMSRDRGQAFVFLIALKNGRIETEQSEKKELLRVLVDELGSDLSPDLHHLIITQSGEVNPDLHELTEMLDLIKCNAHTRQKSSNNEDEILKLVSSKPHKTEELQHQTNKFKRNNQVSVLLGLAESNLFSSTQIKEINSVTMQSYRPSGPQDLPWYVIQKLMMVHTDVINVRCNHEKDKDEVKDDSSGFEDDLDNLSLGQTDDSDLLHPTDVVMAVLMSSDMFVQQELILKMSMCQMAVPLLFLKPDGCCFFFLWALRTIKNKWHKKTSRSTQQICSIVECDIATYQMFTISFVRVGHLRSSKSGFLNTLLSDSQQSHTFFVYSHMECGNIPRKDSNGLVEITWYLPSGKANTDFSEPIAVLNLRGDAKSFTKQVRFLTKVSSAVFLFVDNIADEEEKLIAAFQDTKLSCVLLLNPTEDNFKAVKSRIERLKTNYGSSQLKVLLRTNKNDSEFSSKVRSAISHIQASSTLKLSIEQMSNVARDQEFEIDVDYIPCQKGKDKAEKVLKNLTDLADFKEEKLPFQGASWLEYSKLEKSQMKASGYKSAFQHAMNMKQKKKEIREEQLKHTISPNVKDFITALLESSSEERKFFLQWMKLKLDSLSVETLPKIREELKTNTKDEGEKKCLLKRLSDSSLGLEHFLREIGQMYEAYVTCNSKGHESLLNLPSAAADILLDGFPVELIDGDVSNIPLRWVSDILRQVQEKTRPDARIFVLSVLGVQSSGKSTLLNTLFGLQFAVGAGRCTRGAFMQLIHVGSDLREALGCDYIMVIDTEGLRCQEVMNLTNEQDNEMATLIVGLSDVTLVNLSSESSAEMQDILQIVVHALIRMKEIGKKPSIYFIHHNVADLSAKDMNFSGLTRLLEILDKVTEIAAKVENKEESYSKLSDVIEFNPERNTIYIPGLWHGLPPMASVSKWYSEHVFDLKTKLIDYIKEQRKQYKPSSISDFITLMQDLDSAVKSEDFIFGFQNSLAASAFAMLSSDCSDWKWEIQQTFIKWQDDAEEKIKASEELDSLLVKLQQDAAKLAIDEEEKGLKKLEDYYNSDLDNKRLIENYKDYFTRNLTTACEELKHNAIKRCQVFIETYKSKSEFRKAFKEYRETVQKGVNELVKKIKLEQKQLSEEELNEAFEKMWGETVKQFSCPQNKVNICYDMEMALLSDEARRKDIKSYLEKNALIEIGKKEFAVTDKHIKINHHWYLMSKQCLSTDNIKIIATSLITECEKYIDGLVKKDSDYNPSYCAGVIKEIDKQTDELRKNKNKVSDEFLVEIKVHICGIAVHKFEEMHERFNKENDPKAKVQEKKAFYCEKFKDLFHDRNDSQKLAKWFCGSCLKPALMKEVKSQLSKSIATQMRETWAPLVLKSIPNFQLALLVSLKETNSFDAYVQYIKNYDQFAQEWLAKQAEEFWRSGFNSAPVIENTVQKRLREVKGALDEITKNQLGDSAEGHLQKCLQNLMSDITLQSEDVSGVKNVKQFVDDLSEALDMLKNELKCEIDRMDKEKEVKTFLNPPHEQLYSSLKGCGEKCPYCGTPCELEGNNHEHYSRYHRALAVNNVSPRVLPFRRWYDKVYFRFWWFNFDQRTMNCQSAHIHMKSCNTNASGVSQWGELYKDYTSTYWQHVLESFSKKFAKKYFSRPVRVKESVQWEDVEKDLEKCYQVKLQDLKHRGKKT, from the coding sequence ATGGCCTCTGAAGATGACATGATAAATAAAAGACATGACTTTCAGGGACAGGTGTTCACCACAAAGCTTCATGTTTTTCAAGGACTTCTCCTTTCTAAAAACCCAGAAGATCTTATTCAAAAAAGATCAGAGCTAATTACATTTCCTGCCAAATACCGATCTGAACATAATTCAATGCAGCCATGGGAAATTACAGAAAGTTTCAAATCACATTCTTTGCAAGTATCAGCTGGTGATTTGATTACAAATGGTAGATTCCGGATttattatgaaatgaaatcatgCAGGGAAGGAACAGCATTTGAAAGCACCAAAGAAGACAAACCATACCTGTGTGGATGGAAATTACGCTTTTTACCAATGGCAACCTACACTTTCAACTGTAGAGATTTATTTCTCCACGACTCTGTAATATCTGACCTGAAGAAACTGGAGTCAATCAAAGGACAAAAAGAGAAAGATGAGCAATGTAGGACTATACTGGAAACATACGGCTCTCACATCAGTACAAGCTATGTGTATGGAGGAATATGGCTGCTGAAGGTAGAAACAAGAAACTTCTCCCCTGAACACAAACAAATAAGAAAGAATTTGGTTCAGGAGCTTATAGATCTGAAGTGTGATGTATTTGATGATATTAAGGAGTATACTGATAATTCTATTTTTGAAAATTTGCTTAGGAATGAGTACGATGAATGTCATCTGCAAAACACCACTATCTCAATTAAGACATTTGGTGGTCCAGATAATCCAGTCTCATTTCAACAGTGGAGTGATGGTCTAATGTCAAATGAGAGCACCTGGAAAATAATTGATCAAGAATTTCAGAGCAATTTGTTCCCATTATGGAAGATTTTGACCTTAAACCACAACAAAGCCTTCCAGAATTCAATATTTGTAGCAAATGAAATTAGAAGCTACTGGGAAAAGAAGACAGGTTTAGAGGATAACAGTGCTGAGGTGGAAGGGATCCTGACTGCTAAAGAGCTTAGTCAAAGTCTGTCTTATAAAATAGAAGAGTGGAACAGAAAACCTGAGGAGCAATTCACAGCAGAGTGCGCAGACTATTTAACTGAATGTACCGAAGTCTATGCTGAGATTCAAAGACTTGGAAACAAAAGTGTAGATGTCATCTGGTGCCAAAACGTCACTGGTCACAAGTCAATGCTGGTGTTTTTAAATCGCCTTAATACACATGTGAGAACAAAGCATTTCCCACCTATGATCATTGAAGTTCTCCAAGAGCAgatctctttcttttttggcgTACTCAAAGATTCAGATCTTGATCAGTCTCCAGGCTTTAGTAGAGGTGGAAAGAATTCTTTATTGCCTCAGCACGAACACCCGTCATCTGAAATTAAAAgcgtaaaaagtgcaaaagaaataattttaaaaattaataataagtcTTCTGATGGTAATGACACAATGAAAAGATTTCAGAAGATGTTTACCTACAATGTGTGCATTGTACTAATAAATCTAAAAAGATTTACACAAAGCACAGGAGAGCTACTCAGTTCATGTCTGCTTACGGCTCTCTTCTACCCCTACATTCACAGATGTGGTGTTCTACCAAAGAACGGTCTATCACGAGAGGACTGGCAGTCACTCTTAGAAAATATacacaagacagagagctacATACAGGAGCTAAAGGGAATGTCCCGTGACAGAGGACAAGCCTTTGTGTTCTTAATTGCACTGAAAAATGGAAGGATAGAAACAGAACAAAGTGAGAAAAAGGAGCTCCTCAGAGTGCTAGTGGATGAACTAGGATCTGATTTAAGTCCAGACCTCCATCATCTCATCATAACACAATCTGGGGAAGTCAATCCAGATCTCCACGAGCTAACCGAGATGTTagatttaattaaatgtaatgcaCATACCAGACAAAAATCAAGTAATAATGAAGATGAAATCCTGAAACTGGTGAGCAGTAAACCTCATAAAACAGAAGAACTTCAGCATCAgacaaataaattcaaaagaaataatCAAGTCTCTGTATTACTTGGTTTGGCCGAGTCTAATTTATTTTCTAGTACACAAATTAAAGAGATAAATTCTGTCACAATGCAATCATATAGACCCTCAGGACCGCAAGACCTTCCCTGGTATGTCATTCAAAAGCTGATGATGGTACACACAGATGTCATCAATGTGAGATGTAACCATGAAAAAGATAAAGATGAAGTGAAAGATGACAGTTCAGGTTTTGAAGATGATTTGGATAACCTGAGCTTGGGCCAAACAGATGATTCTGACCTTTTACATCCCACAGATGTAGTAATGGCTGTGCTCATGAGTTCAGATATGTTTGTACAACAGGAGcttatattaaaaatgtcaatGTGCCAAATGGCTGTGCCGTTACTGTTTCTGAAGCCTGAcggttgttgctttttctttctttgggcACTGAGAACTATCAAGAATAAATGGCACAAGAAGACATCAAGGAGCACACAACAAATTTGTTCCATTGTAGAATGTGATATAGCAACTTATCAAATGTTCACCATTTCCTTTGTCCGAGTTGGACATTTGAGAAGTTCAAAATCAGGATTCCTCAACACTCTCCTCAGTGATTCTCAGCAGTCTCATACGTTTTTTGTATATTCTCACATGGAATGTGGAAATATCCCACGTAAAGATTCAAATGGTCTGGTTGAGATTACCTGGTACTTACCGAGTGGAAAGGCAAATACTGATTTCTCTGAGCCGATTGCTGTATTAAATCTACGAGGAGATGCAAAGAGCTTCACCAAGCAGGTCAGGTTTCTTACAAAAGTGTCCTCTGCTGTCTTTCTTTTTGTGGACAATATTGCTGATGAAGAAGAGAAGTTGATAGCTGCTTTTCAAGACACAAAACTCAGCTGTGTTTTGCTTCTAAACCCAACAGAAGACAATTTTAAAGCAGTCAAGAGCAGGATTGAGCGCCTGAAAACCAATTATGGGTCTTCACAGCTTAAGGTTCTCCTACGCACAAATAAAAATGACTCTGAATTTAGCAGTAAGGTTCGCTCAGCAATATCACACATCCAGGCTTCTTCAACATTGAAACTATCAATAGAGCAAATGTCAAATGTCGCCAGAGATCAGGAATTTGAAATTGATGTGGATTATATTCCATGTCAGAAAGGGAAGGACAAGGCAGAAAAAGTTCTTAAAAATCTGACTGACCTTGCagattttaaagaagaaaagctTCCTTTTCAGGGAGCCTCCTGGCTTGAATACTCAAAACTAGAAAAGTCACAGATGAAGGCGTCTGGTTATAAATCAGCTTTTCAACATGCAAtgaatatgaaacaaaaaaagaaggagATACGGGAAGAGCAGCTAAAACACACAATTTCACCAAACGTCAAAGACTTCATCACAGCTCTTTTGGAAAGTAGTAGTGAGGAAAGGAAATTCTTCTTGCAATGGATGAAGTTAAAACTGGATTCTCTTTCTGTGGAAACTTTACCTAAAATACGAGAAGAACTAAAAACAAACACGAAAGACGAAGGTGAGAAGAAATGTTTGCTAAAGAGATTATCTGATAGTTCACTGGGTTTAGAGCACTTCCTGCGTGAAATCGGTCAGATGTATGAGGCGTATGTAACATGTAATTCAAAGggacatgaaagcttattaaatCTACCAAGTGCTGCTGCTGACATTCTACTGGATGGCTTCCCGGTTGAACTGATTGATGGAGATGTTTCCAACATACCCCTGAGGTGGGTGTCTGACATTTTAAGGCAGGTTCAGGAGAAAACCCGTCCTGATGCTCGCATATTTGTTTTGTCAGTACTGGGGGTGCAAAGCTCAGGGAAATCCACtcttttgaacaccttgtttggCCTCCAGTTTGCTGTTGGTGCTGGAAGGTGTACTCGGGGAGCCTTTATGCAGCTGATTCATGTGGGCAGTGATCTCAGAGAAGCACTGGGGTGTGATTATATTATGGTGATTGACACAGAGGGACTGAGATGTCAAGAAGTGATGAATTTAACAAATGAACAAGACAATGAGATGGCAACTCTGATTGTTGGACTAAGTGATGTTACCCTAGTGAACTTGTCGTCAGAATCCAGTGCGGAGATGCAGGACATTCTTCAGATCGTCGTCCATGCCTTAATAAGGATGAAGGAAATTGGGAAGAAACCCAGCATCTACTTCATTCATCACAATGTTGCTGACCTCTCTGCAAAGGACATGAACTTCTCAGGGTTAACACGGCTTCTGGAGATATTGGACAAGGTAACAGAAATCGCAGCAAAAgtggaaaataaagaagaaagctATTCCAAACTGTCAGATGTGATTGAGTTTAACCCCGAGAGAAACACAATATACATACCAGGACTGTGGCATGGCCTCCCACCAATGGCATCTGTGAGTAAATGGTACAGCGAACATGTGTTTGACCTGAAGACAaagcttattgattatattaaaGAGCAAAGAAAGCAGTACAAGCCATCATCCATCTCAGACTTTATCACACTGATGCAAGATCTTGACTCTGCAGTGAAATCAGAAGACTTCATATTTGGGTTTCAGAACAGCTTGGCTGCAAGTGCTTTTGCGATGCTTTCTTCTGACTGCAGTGACTGGAAATGGGAAATCCAACAAACTTTCATTAAGTGGCAGGATGAtgctgaggaaaaaattaaagcaaGCGAAGAACTGGACTCTTTATTGGTTAAGTTACAACAAGATGCTGCCAAATTAGCAATAGATGAGGAAGAGAAAGGGCTTAAAAAATTAGAAGACTATTACAATAGTGATCTTGATAACAAAAGACTTATTGAAAATTATAAAGATTATTTCACACGTAATCTGACCACAGCCTGTGAAGAACTTAAACACAATGCAATAAAACGATGCCAAGTTTTTATTGAGACTTATAAAAGCAAAAGTGAATTTCGGAAGGCATTCAAGGAATATAGAGAAACAGTACAGAAGGGTGTTAATGAGCTGGTGAAGAAAATCAAACTGGAGCAGAAACAACTATCTGAGGAAGAACTTAATGAAGCATTTGAAAAGATGTGGGGGGAAACTGTCAAACAGTTTTCATGTCCACAGAATAAAGTAAACATCTGTTATGATATGGAAATGGCACTCCTGTCAGATGAAGCAAGAAGAAAAGATATCAAATCTTATTTAGAAAAAAACGCTTTAATTGAAATAGGTAAGAAAGAATTTGCTGTgacagacaaacatattaaaatcaACCACCATTGGTATTTAATGAGCAAACAATGTCTTTCTACAGACAACATTAAGATAATAGCAACGTCTCTAATAACAGAGTGTGAAAAGTACATTGATGGGTTAGTGAAGAAGGACAGCGACTATAATCCAAGCTACTGTGCAGGAGTCATAAAAGAAATAGACAAACAAACAGATGAACTGAGGAAGAATAAGAACAAAGTTTCTGATGAATTTCTTGTGGAAATCAAAGTTCACATCTGTGGCATTGCAGTTCACAAATTTGAGGAAATGCACGAACGGTTTAATAAGGAAAACGATCCAAAGGCCAAAGTGCAAGAGAAAAAGGCCTTCTACTGTGAAAAGTTTAAGGATCTTTTCCATGATAGAAATGACAGCCAAAAGCTGGCAAAGTGGTTCTGTGGGTCATGTTTGAAACCAGCGTTGATGAAAGAAGTCAAAAGtcaactttcaaaaagcattgcCACTCAGATGAGAGAGACGTGGGCTCCTTTAGTATTGAAGAGTATCCCCAATTTCCAGTTGGCTCTCTTAGTCAGTTTAAAGGAGACAAACAGCTTTGATGCGTATGTGCAGTACATTAAGAATTATGATCAGTTTGCACAAGAATGGCTGGCCAAGCAGGCTGAGGAGTTTTGGAGAAGTGGTTTTAACAGTGCACCAGTGATAGAAAACACGGTGCAAAAGCGTTTAAGGGAAGTGAAGGGAGCTTTAGATGAAATTACTAAAAATCAGTTGGGAGACTCAGCAGAAGGCCATCTGCAAAAATGTCTTCAAAATCTGATGAGTGATATAACATTACAAAGTGAAGATGTTAGTGGTGTTAAGAATGTGAAACAATTTGTCGATGATCTGAGTGAAGCTTTAGACAtgctaaaaaatgaattaaagtgtGAAATAGATAGGATGGATAAGGAAAAAGAAGTCAAAACCTTCCTAAACCCTCCCCATGAGCAGCTCTATAGCTCCTTAAAAGGCTGTGGGGAGAAGTGTCCTTACTGTGGCACGCCATGTGAGCTCGAAGGGAACAATCATGAACACTACTCGCGATACCACAGAGCTCTGGCGGTTAACAATGTGTCACCACGTGTGTTACCATTTAGGAGATGGTATGATAAGGTGTACTTCAGGTTTTGGTGGTTTAACTTTGATCAAAGAACAATGAATTGTCAGAGTGCACACATCCACATGAAAAGCTGCAATACGAATGCATCAGGAGTAAGTCAGTGGGGTGAGCTCTACAAAGACTACACTTCAACATACTGGCAACATGTGCTGGAATCATTCAGTAAGAAATTTgctaaaaaatactttagtagACCAGTGAGGGTCAAGGAGAGTGTGCAATGGGAAGATGTGGAAAAGGACTTAGAAAAATGTTACCAAGTGAAGTTACAGGATCTGAAACACAGAGGTAAGAAGACCTGA